The following coding sequences lie in one Vulgatibacter sp. genomic window:
- a CDS encoding ABC-F family ATP-binding cassette domain-containing protein: protein MTLLRAADLRLTFGSRTIFDGLTVTIEEGERVGLVGVNGSGKSSLMKILAGVQAPDRGELQLQRGANVIYLPQEPVFPEGSTVASELSVARPELRDALEEHEALTRRIAAAPEAEQEKLLGRLGQLSDRVEHLGGWDTEHEAKTLLDRLGVKDWDRPVAELSGGLRKRVAIAKALLTRPNMLLLDEPTNHLDADTVDWLEDALDALPGALLLVTHDRYFLDDLVDRIVEIEPGKGVTSYPGNYAAYLEQKMVALEQAELSQHKRERWIAQEVAWLRKGVEARRTKSKSRIERAQKLMAEKGFQRPKVADLQVAAAPRLGGIIIEAEHVDQAYGDRKILSDVNFKLLKGERVGIVGPNGVGKTTFLRTVLGELEPTSGTVVIGKNTRIAYYDQQRDQLDPEQTVYEAAWDDDWVTLGDQQRVPLRDYLDDLLFPPAMQRMQVKALSGGERNRLLLARLFLEGANVLVLDEPTNDLDIVTLNVLERLIMQFGGSTLLVTHDRYFLDKVATAILAFEGNGRVVRYEGNFETYKALKAQAEKAPAAPAAAAKPVAQAMPAQGKSEQAGEKPRKLSYKEQRELDGMEKAVDEAEAKKAALEAQLADPAVFSNAAKVASLQAELEAATALVDRLWTRWQELQELQAAAGG from the coding sequence GTGACGCTCCTCCGCGCAGCAGACCTCCGCCTCACCTTCGGCAGCCGCACCATCTTCGACGGGCTCACCGTCACCATCGAAGAGGGCGAGCGCGTCGGCCTCGTCGGCGTCAACGGCTCCGGCAAATCGTCCCTGATGAAGATCCTCGCCGGCGTGCAGGCGCCGGATCGGGGCGAGCTGCAGCTCCAGCGCGGCGCCAACGTGATCTACCTGCCGCAGGAGCCCGTCTTCCCCGAGGGGTCGACGGTGGCCTCCGAGCTCTCGGTGGCCAGGCCCGAGCTCCGCGACGCCCTCGAGGAGCACGAGGCGCTCACGCGGCGGATCGCCGCAGCGCCGGAGGCCGAGCAGGAGAAGCTGCTGGGCAGGCTCGGCCAGCTCTCCGATCGCGTCGAGCACCTGGGCGGCTGGGATACCGAGCACGAGGCGAAGACGCTGCTCGACCGGCTCGGCGTCAAGGATTGGGACCGCCCGGTGGCGGAGCTCTCCGGCGGCCTGCGCAAGCGCGTGGCCATCGCCAAGGCGCTGCTCACCAGGCCGAACATGTTGCTCCTCGACGAACCCACCAACCACCTCGACGCCGACACCGTCGACTGGCTCGAGGACGCCCTCGACGCGCTGCCCGGCGCGCTCCTGCTGGTGACCCACGACCGCTATTTCCTCGACGACCTGGTCGACCGGATCGTCGAGATCGAGCCGGGCAAGGGCGTGACCTCCTATCCCGGCAACTACGCCGCCTACCTCGAGCAGAAGATGGTCGCCCTCGAGCAGGCGGAGCTCTCGCAGCACAAGCGGGAGCGCTGGATCGCGCAGGAGGTGGCCTGGCTCCGCAAGGGCGTCGAGGCCCGCCGCACCAAGAGCAAGTCGCGGATCGAGCGGGCCCAGAAGCTGATGGCCGAGAAGGGCTTCCAGCGGCCGAAGGTGGCGGACCTGCAGGTGGCGGCAGCGCCGCGGCTCGGCGGGATCATCATCGAGGCGGAACACGTCGACCAGGCCTACGGCGATCGAAAGATCCTCTCCGACGTGAACTTCAAGCTGCTCAAGGGCGAGCGCGTCGGCATCGTGGGCCCGAACGGCGTGGGCAAGACCACCTTCCTGCGCACCGTGCTCGGCGAGCTCGAGCCGACGAGCGGGACGGTGGTCATCGGCAAGAACACCAGGATCGCCTATTACGACCAGCAGCGCGACCAGCTCGATCCCGAGCAGACCGTCTACGAGGCGGCGTGGGACGACGACTGGGTGACGCTGGGCGATCAGCAGCGCGTGCCCCTGCGCGACTACCTCGACGATCTGCTCTTTCCGCCGGCGATGCAGCGGATGCAGGTGAAGGCGCTCTCCGGCGGCGAGCGCAACCGGCTGCTGCTGGCGCGGCTCTTCCTCGAGGGCGCCAACGTGCTCGTGCTCGACGAGCCCACCAACGACCTCGACATCGTCACCTTGAACGTGCTCGAGCGCCTGATCATGCAATTCGGCGGCAGCACGCTGCTCGTCACCCACGACCGCTACTTCCTCGACAAGGTCGCCACCGCGATCCTGGCCTTCGAGGGCAACGGCAGGGTCGTGCGCTACGAGGGCAACTTCGAGACCTACAAGGCCCTGAAGGCGCAGGCGGAGAAGGCGCCGGCGGCGCCTGCCGCTGCAGCGAAGCCCGTGGCCCAGGCGATGCCCGCGCAGGGAAAGAGCGAGCAGGCCGGCGAGAAGCCGCGGAAGCTCAGCTACAAGGAGCAGCGCGAGCTCGACGGCATGGAGAAGGCCGTCGACGAGGCGGAGGCGAAGAAGGCCGCGCTGGAGGCGCAGCTCGCCGATCCGGCGGTCTTCTCCAACGCCGCGAAGGTCGCCAGCCTCCAGGCCGAGCTCGAGGCGGCGACCGCCCTCGTCGACCGGCTCTGGACCCGCTGGCAGGAGCTCCAGGAGCTGCAGGCAGCCGCAGGCGGCTGA